From Ruminococcus sp. HUN007, a single genomic window includes:
- the trpS gene encoding tryptophan--tRNA ligase translates to MPETSEKKTIFSGIQPTGVFTLGNYIGAIRNWGPLQDEYNCIYSIVDMHAITVRQEPAKLRQNTLQAYALLLACGIDPKRSIAFIQSHNPNHAELSWILSCSTQFGELSRMTQFKAKSQQHADDINAGLFTYPVLMAADILAYNADLVPIGADQKQHLELARNIAGRFNQKYGDFFTVPEPFIPKAGARVMSLQDPAKKMSKSDENPNACIFILDDKDTIIRKFKRAVTDSDAEVCYREGKDGINNLMTIYSVMTGKSLDEITSEFSGKGYGDFKLAVGEAVADHLEPVRTEFSKLVKDKDYLKECYTAGAEAAGRITRKTLSKVYRKVGFVDAR, encoded by the coding sequence ATGCCAGAAACAAGCGAAAAGAAGACCATTTTCAGCGGAATACAGCCGACAGGTGTTTTCACACTCGGAAACTATATCGGTGCTATCAGAAACTGGGGACCTCTGCAGGACGAATACAACTGCATTTATTCCATAGTTGACATGCACGCTATCACAGTAAGGCAGGAACCGGCAAAGCTGCGTCAGAACACGCTTCAGGCCTATGCACTTCTTCTTGCGTGCGGTATCGACCCGAAGAGATCAATAGCTTTCATACAGAGCCACAACCCGAACCATGCGGAACTGAGCTGGATACTTTCCTGCTCGACACAGTTCGGTGAGCTTTCACGAATGACACAGTTCAAGGCGAAGAGCCAGCAGCACGCTGACGACATCAATGCAGGTCTTTTCACATACCCGGTACTCATGGCTGCTGACATTCTTGCATATAACGCTGATCTCGTTCCTATAGGAGCTGACCAGAAGCAGCATCTTGAACTTGCAAGAAACATTGCAGGAAGATTCAATCAGAAATACGGTGACTTCTTCACTGTACCAGAGCCGTTTATTCCTAAGGCAGGTGCACGTGTAATGTCACTTCAGGATCCTGCTAAAAAGATGTCCAAGTCGGATGAAAACCCGAATGCATGCATATTCATACTTGATGACAAGGATACGATCATCAGAAAATTCAAGCGTGCCGTTACTGACTCAGATGCAGAAGTATGCTACAGGGAAGGCAAGGACGGCATCAACAACCTCATGACCATTTATTCGGTTATGACAGGAAAGTCGCTTGATGAGATCACTTCTGAGTTCTCCGGAAAAGGCTACGGCGATTTCAAACTTGCAGTCGGTGAAGCAGTAGCTGACCACCTTGAACCTGTACGTACTGAATTTTCAAAACTTGTAAAGGACAAGGATTATCTTAAGGAATGTTACACTGCCGGTGCTGAAGCTGCGGGCAGAATAACAAGAAAAACTCTTTCAAAGGTTTACAGAAAAGTCGGTTTTGTCGATGCAAGATAA
- a CDS encoding HipA domain-containing protein, translating to MKGGSYPYRQQPYNEVIASLIAEKLGIAHVHYDMITITGEPFSICEDFVTTHTELVSAYRIMQIRERKNHESEYMHYVNICRELGVDVVPALDGMITLDYIIANEDRHFGNFGLLRNPDTLEWIGAAPVFDSGTSLWYNRSDDQITTANIICKPFRKTHSEQAKLISDISKPDLSALDGIGADILRILSSQKPERTALIAKCVMNRIETLKKR from the coding sequence ATAAAAGGCGGATCATACCCGTACCGCCAGCAGCCGTATAACGAAGTCATAGCCTCACTGATCGCGGAAAAGCTCGGCATAGCACATGTACACTACGACATGATAACCATAACCGGCGAACCTTTCAGCATTTGCGAGGACTTTGTGACCACACACACTGAACTGGTCAGCGCATACAGGATAATGCAGATACGCGAGCGTAAAAACCACGAAAGCGAATACATGCACTACGTAAACATATGCAGGGAACTGGGCGTAGATGTCGTTCCGGCACTCGACGGAATGATAACCCTCGACTACATTATCGCAAATGAGGACAGGCACTTCGGCAACTTCGGCCTTCTCCGCAATCCGGACACGCTGGAATGGATAGGAGCCGCTCCGGTTTTCGACAGCGGCACATCCTTATGGTACAACCGCTCCGACGACCAGATAACCACAGCGAACATCATCTGCAAGCCCTTCAGAAAAACGCACAGCGAGCAGGCAAAACTCATTTCGGACATATCAAAGCCGGATCTTTCCGCACTCGACGGCATAGGAGCTGACATTTTACGCATTCTCTCATCGCAGAAGCCGGAACGGACCGCGCTTATAGCCAAATGTGTCATGAACAGGATCGAAACGCTGAAAAAACGATGA
- a CDS encoding glycoside hydrolase family 11 protein, producing MNRKYTTQISALLMSAAVTAASCPPAALVRAVDLNETGTAGGYTYNLWNQNETGDVEFTPDADGKLDLKYSGIEDIMLTKGTRFGSEYKWSSYGKITANYDIDYSITEVKPETEFTASTALFGIYGWTENSRVKTKTDYAPENTRAEYYVVEGWYKWRPPGSGTLLETVEIDGKLYDIYATRTITMGGIMGTDNGWQQFWSIRRDSEITDTSANISGTVTLSEHFKVWEKYGFDPDSDLYDTTVSAEVYRCGGQITMNKGCEVLTEYTNEQLAKTGPAETVVTDPKPEITASEDTVTPEITDVPETEPAVTDLAAPEENPAVTDPTVPEEKPAVTDPVASEEPEITDPDKPDPPSAEPEIIPGDADGNGSINCADLIAMKKELLYSDSKHDITPFDLNKDRKINIVDFILLKNAIMSDGR from the coding sequence ATGAACAGAAAATACACTACACAGATATCCGCTCTTTTAATGAGCGCTGCCGTAACTGCGGCTTCCTGCCCGCCGGCAGCACTGGTAAGGGCAGTAGATCTGAACGAAACCGGAACGGCAGGCGGATACACTTATAATTTATGGAACCAGAACGAAACCGGAGATGTGGAGTTCACACCTGACGCTGACGGAAAACTGGATCTGAAATATTCCGGCATAGAAGACATTATGCTTACCAAAGGCACCAGATTCGGATCAGAATACAAATGGAGCAGTTACGGAAAGATAACAGCAAACTATGACATTGATTATTCTATAACTGAAGTCAAACCTGAAACAGAATTCACGGCCAGCACTGCACTTTTCGGCATATACGGCTGGACAGAAAATTCCAGAGTCAAAACAAAGACAGATTATGCTCCGGAAAACACCAGAGCTGAGTATTATGTTGTGGAAGGCTGGTATAAATGGAGACCGCCGGGATCAGGTACACTGCTTGAAACTGTGGAAATAGACGGAAAACTATATGATATCTATGCTACACGCACAATTACAATGGGCGGTATAATGGGCACTGATAACGGCTGGCAGCAGTTCTGGAGCATAAGAAGAGACAGCGAAATTACGGACACTTCAGCCAATATCAGCGGTACAGTCACACTTTCCGAGCACTTCAAAGTATGGGAAAAGTACGGATTCGATCCTGACTCTGATCTCTACGACACCACAGTCAGCGCTGAAGTATACAGATGCGGCGGACAGATCACCATGAATAAAGGCTGCGAAGTTCTGACTGAATATACGAATGAACAGTTAGCGAAAACCGGACCGGCTGAAACGGTTGTCACCGATCCGAAACCGGAAATAACAGCGTCTGAAGATACGGTCACACCGGAGATCACAGATGTCCCTGAAACCGAACCTGCGGTAACTGATCTGGCCGCTCCGGAAGAAAATCCTGCAGTCACAGATCCGACTGTTCCGGAGGAAAAACCTGCAGTTACAGATCCAGTGGCATCTGAAGAACCGGAAATCACCGATCCGGACAAACCGGATCCTCCATCAGCTGAACCTGAGATCATACCTGGTGACGCTGACGGAAACGGTTCAATTAACTGTGCCGATCTTATCGCTATGAAAAAGGAACTTCTTTATTCGGACAGCAAACATGACATCACTCCGTTCGATCTGAACAAAGACCGGAAAATCAACATTGTCGATTTCATACTGTTGAAAAACGCTATCATGTCAGACGGCAGATAA